A section of the Primulina eburnea isolate SZY01 chromosome 1, ASM2296580v1, whole genome shotgun sequence genome encodes:
- the LOC140829285 gene encoding uncharacterized protein, which translates to MQKGRSYNNDPFGCTLMHEQAGMLSIKLASWDDIDHLLKRVSSSRRKNTPRKTLSGREAKNTGFSGQAGNSPVSFSRYQVGVVLCAYMILGHPEAVISGRGERETALPKSAEKFVLELYLLIKILLNGPLDVPNEKNDDSSVLCRTFSIQLSAFDSAWCSFLNSFVVWKSKDARSIEEDLVRAACRLELYMIQTCNMIPEGVNGPLLHDMKLSRNRDKVNDKEANSSNSRNIITQYSVQNLDMENVMIVNEYVHWENLESANCSNSVGESQNDIMVGDLSKFVDHNPYCLYYG; encoded by the exons ATGCAGAAAGGAAGATCATACAATAACGATCCCTTTGGTTGTACTTTGATGCATGAGCAGGCTGGGATGCTTTCCATAAAACTAGCGAG TTGGGATGATATTGATCACCTCCTCAAGAGAGTAAGCTCCTCGAGAAGGAAAAACACACCCAGGAAAACTCTCTCTGGAAGAGAGGCTAAAAACACAGGATTTTCTGGACAAGCTGGGAATTCTCCCGTATCCTTTTCAAGGTACCAAGTCGGAGTTGTGCTTTGTGCCTACATGATATTGGGACATCCAGAAGCTGTTATCAGTGGGCGAGGAGAGCGTGAGACTGCTTTGCCAAAATCTGCTGAGAAATTTGTGCTGGAGTTATATTTGTTAATAAAGATACTACTGAATGGGCCATTAGATGTTCCAAACGAGAAAAATGATGATTCATCAGTGCTGTGTCGAACCTTCAGTATCCAACTTTCTGCATTTGATTCAGCCTGGTGCTCCTTTTTGAACAGCTTTGTGGTGTGGAAGTCCAAGGATGCTAGGTCAATCGAGGAAGATTTGGTCAGGGCTGCCTGCCGTCTCGAACTTTACATGATCCAAACTTGCAATATGATTCCTGAAGGAGTTAATGGTCCTCTCTTGCATGATATGAAGCTGTCCAGAAACAG GGATAAAGTTAATGATAAGGAAGCTAATTCCTCCAATTCAAGAAACATCATTACCCAATATTCTGTACAGAATTTGGATATGGAGAATGTTATGATAGTTAATGAATATGTTCATTGGGAGAACCTTGAGTCTGCTAATTGTTCGAATTCTGTTGGAGAGTCCCAAAACGACATTATGGTCGGTGATCTCTCGAAGTTTGTGGATCACAATCCATATTGTCTTTATTATGGCTAG